Genomic window (Vicinamibacteria bacterium):
ACCTGCGCGGTGAAGAGCCGCGAGCGCACGCCCGAGGTCGTGTCCACATTGAGCCACGACACGGCGCTGTTGGCGTCCAAGGAGAGGTGGTCGGTGGGGCGGACCGTCGCGTAGCCGGTGATGCTGGCCCCGTGACCGACGCGGACGTTGGCGATGTCGATGTCCTCCCCGACGAAGCCGTTGAGGCCAATCCGCGAGAACCGTCGAGAGGGATCCACCTGAACCGTATAGTTGAGCTGGGTCCGCGGGAGCAACTTCGTGCCGGTGAGGACGCGGTCCAGGAAGAGATCGAACTCGGCCTGCAGGTTGTGCCGACCCCCAACAAATATGCCGGGGTACATGTGACGGTTGATCAGATCCCCCCCGCGATTTTGCGTGGATTCGAAGGTGAGCAGAGGATTCACGAAGTTGAGGAACCCCTGGGGGAAGAGCGTGTAACCCAAGACGGCATACTCGTCCCGGTAGCCCACCTGCGGGATGAACCCCTCATCGGCCCGGAAGCCATCGCCGAAGTCCTTGTAGCGGAGCGTCCAGCCGATCGTGCGCGTGGTGCGAGCCCACGCCAAGCTGAGCGCGTGGGCAGTGAGGGTGCGGCCGTCCCACTCGGCGGCGAGATCCGGTCTCCTCGGCGTCTGTGTGTCGCTCAGCAGGAGCTGGCCCGTGAGCCTGTCGGTGTCGTTGGGCCGCCATTGGAAGTCCGGGCCCAGCACCCGGTTGTGGCCGCCACCTTCGATCTCGCGGCCCGTGTACAGCAGGCCCATGAAAGAGCGGCCGAGGTCGCGGCGCCAACGGGCTATGCCGACCACGGACTGGAAGTCTTGGGGGGCCAGGCTGGAGGAGGTCGGCCCGGGAAGTATCACGCTGCCGCCGCCCTTGTCCTCGCCGAGCAGCAGCGTGTAGGAAGAGGCTCCCAGCTTGCCCGTCGTGCGCAGGCCCCAGCGCGGGGAGGTGATGGTTCGGGTGTAGACGCCCTGGATCGGCGTATCGAAGAGATCGACACCCTCGAGGAAGAAAGGCCTTTTCTCGGGGAAGAAAAGGGCAAAGCGGTTGTTGACCGCGATCTGGGCCACGTCCGCTTCGACCTGCGAGAAGTCGGGGTTCACTGTCGCGTCGAGGGCGGTGTCCGCGCTGGGAGTCCATTTGACGTCGAGCCCGACCCGCGCGTCCGTCGTGCCGCCGGCGAGTGGCGCTCCCGGTTCCGGAGCACGAGCCACCTCCTGGGCGCTTGCGTAGGGGGCGACGACCAGGTGCCCCGAGGAGGGTAAGTCGGTCAGTCCCTCCAGCGCGATAGAGTGGCAGATCAGGCAGTTGGAGCCGCGAGGTAGAGGGCTGCTGTAGATCGCGTACCGGAACTCCCGCGGGTAGTTGCGCCAAATGATCAGGCCCCAGTTCTGCGGGCCGGTGCGGGGGTAGCGCAAGGAGGAGAAGGGAATTCGTATTTCGGCCTGCCAGCCGGTGTCGGTTATGCGGGCCGCCGTGTCGTAGTAGAAATCGGGCGAGAAGTCCTCATTCGAGTTGGCGTCGTTGAAGACCCCGTCCGCCTGGATCCCGCGGGGGCTGACGCGGAATTCCTGCGCTGAGCGCCGGTCGCCCCGGGTATCGAGGAACACCGCTATGTTGTCGTCGGTACCGATCACGTTGTCACGGTCGGCGAAGGGGGCGCGGATCTGGCTGGCGTTGGGATCGTCGCAGCGAACGCCAATATAGAAATACTTCTCATCGTACGTGACCATGGCCGAGGTCTTGACGAGGGGCGGGCGGTTGTCGCTGAAAGCTGTCTCGTAGAAGGTCTCGATGGTTGCCGCGCCCGTCCAGCCCGGATCCGATAGGTCGCCGTCAATTGTGATCGGCCCCGGGGCCCGTGTGACCGTCAGCGGAGGAGGTGGGGGTGGCTCCTCGGCGGACACGCGCGCACCGATGAAGGCTGCAAGCAGGCCGACTTGAAACAGCTTCATTGGAGCGTTTGTCCTAACGCGACCCCGGGCAGCCGGTTGCGACCAGCAGAGGCTGCCCAAGGCTATCGGACCTGCCTCGGCGTTGGTTCGTGGTAGCGTGCCATCCTGACTCGCCCACATGACGGGCGCTACGGCCAGGAGGGCCGAAGCAAGGGACGTGGAGCGTCGAGACCCCCGCCGACGTTTTGGCGGACGCCGCGGGAAGCGTGAACGGCACGTTCAGGACGCCGACTCCGATTGGTGAAGACGCTTTAGTACGCCAATACGTTTGAAGAACTCACCGAGTTTGATCGCTGACGATCTTTGACAACCCATTTGGTCTTGGTCTCCAAACCCTTGAATGAGACCGGGCTGCCGCCGGGGAGCATGACAGCATACGCCTCTGGGCAGGCCGTCCCATGTCCCGAGCTCGGCCCGCGGGCCACACGGCAAAGCTGGGTAATTCTTGTGAGTAGGGTAGTCGGCGCCAGCGCGGGCGTCGGGCTCGGGTAGTCCTTGGAGCGCTTGGCCGAACGCGACCCCCGGCAGCCGGTTGCGACCAGCAGAGGCTGCCCAAGGCTATCGGACCTGCCTCGGCGTCGGTTCGTGGTACCGTGACATCCTGGCTCGCCCACATGACGGGCGCTACGGCCAGGAGGGCCGGAAGTAAGGCACGTGGAGCGTCGAGACCCCCGTCGACGTTTGGCGGACGCCGCGGGAAGCGTGAACGGCACATTCAGGACGCCGACTCCGACCGGTTAAGGAACACGTCTCCTGGGCCGATACAGGCGGTGCTGCCGGACACGAGGGCGCTGTGTGCCGTCCAACTGCGGATTCACGGTCCATGCTCCTCTCGGGTATCACACCTGTGCGAATCCGCCGTCCACTGCGATCTCGCTGCCCGAGATGAAGGACGACTCGCCGGAGGCCAGGAAGACGGCCGCACTCGCAACTTCGTCGGCAGTGCCGAACCTTGCCAGTGGCACACGGCTGGGAACGCCATTCCGGAAGTCGGCGATCGCCGGCGCTGGGAGGCCGGACTTGCCGAGGATCGGCGTGTCGATCGGCCCCGGGCTGATCGCGTTGACTCGCACCTTCCGGCTGGCCAGTTCCGCGGAAGCGACCCGTACGATGGCCCGGAGAGCCGCTTTGGTCGCAGCATAAGCCGCGGTCCCGGGCATCCCCTTCTGGTTGACAACCGAGGTGTTGACGATGACAGCCGCACCCTCGGAGAGGAGCGGCAGCGCGTGCTTCAGGGCGAGCCAGGGGCCGCGGACATTCACCTTCCACATGGCGTCGAAGTCCGCGAGCGGGGCGGCCGGGAGGGGAGCGAAGAGCGCGATGCCCGCGTTCAGGAAGAGGACGTCCAGCCGCTTGTGCTTCTGCGCGATCGTCTTGAAGAGGTCCGCAATCTGGTCCTCGTCCGCCGCGTCGGACTCCAGCACCTCGACCTGCCCGTCCAGATCGCCTCGCGCGGCCGCAAGCGTCTCGGGGTTCCGTCCGGTGACCACGACCCGCGCCCCTTCCTCGGCAAAGCGCTTGGCGGTCGCAAGCCCAATCCCGGTGGTACCTCCGGTAATCAGCGCGACCTTGTTTTCCAGCTTGTTGCTCGACATGTTTCCTCCTCGGTTATTGAACCACGTAACTGTGTACGTGATATACCGACAGAAGGATGTGCAAAAAGGCGTGAATAGTTCTCCCTATTCCCTTAGCTCAGCCCCTGCGACGGACCTGGTCGGCCAGCTTCGCGACCGTGATCGCGGTGAGCCGGCCGAGCGCGGCCGACTGCACGTCGTGAACTACAGCCTGCAGAACGGGGAGGATGTTGCGACCGACGAGACAGTCTCGA
Coding sequences:
- a CDS encoding DUF5916 domain-containing protein, whose translation is MKLFQVGLLAAFIGARVSAEEPPPPPPLTVTRAPGPITIDGDLSDPGWTGAATIETFYETAFSDNRPPLVKTSAMVTYDEKYFYIGVRCDDPNASQIRAPFADRDNVIGTDDNIAVFLDTRGDRRSAQEFRVSPRGIQADGVFNDANSNEDFSPDFYYDTAARITDTGWQAEIRIPFSSLRYPRTGPQNWGLIIWRNYPREFRYAIYSSPLPRGSNCLICHSIALEGLTDLPSSGHLVVAPYASAQEVARAPEPGAPLAGGTTDARVGLDVKWTPSADTALDATVNPDFSQVEADVAQIAVNNRFALFFPEKRPFFLEGVDLFDTPIQGVYTRTITSPRWGLRTTGKLGASSYTLLLGEDKGGGSVILPGPTSSSLAPQDFQSVVGIARWRRDLGRSFMGLLYTGREIEGGGHNRVLGPDFQWRPNDTDRLTGQLLLSDTQTPRRPDLAAEWDGRTLTAHALSLAWARTTRTIGWTLRYKDFGDGFRADEGFIPQVGYRDEYAVLGYTLFPQGFLNFVNPLLTFESTQNRGGDLINRHMYPGIFVGGRHNLQAEFDLFLDRVLTGTKLLPRTQLNYTVQVDPSRRFSRIGLNGFVGEDIDIANVRVGHGASITGYATVRPTDHLSLDANSAVSWLNVDTTSGVRSRLFTAQVQRLKATYNFSPRAFLRLIGQYVSTRRDPTLYTVSVPARDGGFSGSALFSFRLNWQTAAFLGYGDDRSLTEVGALVRSDRQFFLKLSYAFQN
- a CDS encoding SDR family oxidoreductase encodes the protein MSSNKLENKVALITGGTTGIGLATAKRFAEEGARVVVTGRNPETLAAARGDLDGQVEVLESDAADEDQIADLFKTIAQKHKRLDVLFLNAGIALFAPLPAAPLADFDAMWKVNVRGPWLALKHALPLLSEGAAVIVNTSVVNQKGMPGTAAYAATKAALRAIVRVASAELASRKVRVNAISPGPIDTPILGKSGLPAPAIADFRNGVPSRVPLARFGTADEVASAAVFLASGESSFISGSEIAVDGGFAQV